aagattcaaaTGAATCAAATTTGACCTCTCTATTAACTTGAATATCAAATTCATGTCATTTAAAATGGATCATCCgaaattataagaaaattattataatatatttattttataatgctTTAATAGTagtattattacaaaatatatatttaattataattttagttcctCTATTTTCATCAAATCATGAATTtagtctcttattttaaaagtcaataattttggtctctttttcaaatttttaaaataaaataataataatttgatatatttcaaATGATGTTACATACGATTTAATGATATAAAactatctagatgcattaattaaattataaaaataaataatttttaaagttaaaagtaAAGTgtttataagattttattatgatttaatgatttttaatcaTCATCATAGCACatgttacattatttaaaacatatgacatcactatttttgaattaaaaaaattaaaacaagagACCAAAactattaaatgttaaaataaaaaagtcaaattcataatttgataaaaataaagagattaaaattataattaaatctaaaaaaatatagtgtaCTAATTTTAGTgcttgttaaattatttttttttaaatgttgaaTTGATTGAACGAatagtttttgacaatttgattTCATTCAAGTTAAAACTTTTTTAgcaaaaactcaaattaaaaaagaaaattaattttcaataaaaaactattttaaattatccAATTCGTGTTTTATACTTATAAAATAACAAGTTTTTccataaaatgaaaaagaaggCAAAAAAGAAATACTTtacttaaaatataataattcaaaaaatattaaaaaaactaatatatctaaatgaaatatattaactattaaattatatgtttgtttatattttatagaaGGAAGAATAGTAGTTAGGTTGTCAATAAGTGAATTTTAAGTTGGATGTTGTTGCTGCCCTTTGTTTTTACTAGACATATGAAGGTCTTATTATTGAAACTTCTATCATTGCATTTTAGACTTGCTTCTTGAAATTTCTATGGTCTCATTATAAGTTGTTTTGAACAATTTTGTGTAATGCTCTTGGTGTTTATGATGTGCCTGTATGATAAAATATAGAGTTGAAGGGTAAAAAGTAgagaaaagaagagaaagataGAGAGATGGAGATGGATGAAAATAGAGTATCCCATACCTATAGTTTGAGAGTGAGACTTTATAAAGATTTGTGGTTACCATTCATTGATTTAACTAACAATACACATGGTACATGTATTTATATTGGAAACATGGTAGTTAGATTGTGCACTAACTAGTAAAATACATGTGCATACACATATACATCTATTCATCATATTTACAAAATACAGTGTCCACATAAAAGATTTCAACATTGGCGCGTGGAAGAAGGTGGGAAAGAAAGAGATGGAGTTTTCTTCTGTTTTGTAGAGTTACTGAGGGAAAAGGAGGAATTAGCAAAAGGAATGTGAGAGAAATTAAAACCTTATTGCGAATTTAGAAACTTGCAAGATCTCGATGTTGCAACTTAGAACATATAAGATTGAGGGAAAACACAAAATCATGGAAGATGCAGCTCCAGtgagcaaaaataaaataatggatATATGATTTTGAAAGAGAGACTAATTATGGTTCTGTTTTAGGGGGAAATTTGAATCACTTGTATTGTGTTAGAACTCTTTGAAGGAGTATGTGTGTTATCTCATAATTGAGATGTCAATTTTATCATCTGATGTCTCTATACtctaatttttgtataaaaaaaatgtcacagAAGAAATGTGAGTTAGTAGAGAATATTTTGGTTGTTAAccgataataatatttaattgtgAACAcgactaaattttaatttaaggcattttttattttttttatcacaagacttttcataattttttttacataagaCTTTTTATATTAGATATTAGATTAGATAGATTATATTAGATAATTAACTAACAGAATTGTTGACTGTTTTTGAGCTGTATAAGAGTCTATTGTCATGGGCTGTTTGTACAAATATTAGAGGGAAAAATTCtagtttttcttaaaaaacttatttatttcaaagtctttttaaaagtttaaaattttattcgaATTGACTAAtctgaaattatattttataaattgatcaattcatatatatatatatatatttatatatttgaaaatattgaagGTGGATGaagaatcactttttttttcttattagaCTTATTCTTCCTACCAAACTCTAAAATGTCTAGTTCATGCATATAGCATTAGCATGACATAAATCTAGCAAAATAAAAAGCATAACATGAATCAGAGAATTTTACTTTGtatctatttaatttatctCCCTACCTTACATTATCCCAAACTACCTGATTTACCTtcgttttaaaacaaaaatataaattgtcatcccattaaatttaatttgggttatataaaacttaaatttaagCTTTTTTTAgaacatatttatatttcagaccgaaaaaaattaatttaaaacttataattaaatttgtcaataataaaaagGGTAAAACTTAATAAAATGTCAGAACTTTCGAAAATGTTACtgaatcaatgataaatattagaaATTCATCAGAATAGATCAATGATTAATACTAGAGATTCATCCgaacaaattaaaaacatatttcatagaaaataacaactataatttttttataagcaaacaactattaattttttaaatttatatcttACTCAATTTAAAGTAGCGAAATTCAACGTTATTCAAGTATGAATGGTTAGTCTAACATGAACTATGAAAATACTAAATGAGCAATAAGTGATATAACTTATATACCCTATGCTTTTAAGATTTTGGATGAAGATGTGGTGTCTAAATCACTTGTGTGGTTTTTCTTAGATCATAATGATTATCTCCCACCCCTTATCATCTAACAGTGATATTATAGCCAATAGTTCAACAAATTAAGGTGATTAGTATATTGTATAGAAAGTCTTCTTCATAATAGGGTGGTCAAATAACGTGTCTCGTCAATATATGTATGTCGATGATATACAAGTGAAAAAATCCTTATACTTAAAACCTTATGATTTTCAATGGAAATGTTGCGTCATTGATATCACTGTTTTTGGAGTCATGTACGAAGGacaaaatttactttttgtCAGTGAATACAGTTTATTTGAAATTTCTCAACACTTATTTGTTGAGTGTGCATTTTTTGGTCAAATTTGGAAGTTAATCTTTGTCCGGATGGATATTAGTAGTGTAAACATTATCTTGGAACATGCTCAATCTTTTGGTGGTTTATGTTTGTTTCATGAGGTGCATAATGTAATTTTGCATTCAATTTGGATAACTTGCATTTGGGCTATATGAAAAGCTCAAATGCCATTATCTTTCAAAGTATAAAACTTAATTTGGTGTATGTTCTAGAATCTATTAAATTATGGTCTTAGTTTAGGgctaattttttattcaaagtCACTCCTCTAAGTCAggtaaataaatgtgaaaaaaTTTATTGGTTGTCTTGatgtgtaaaaaatataaaaagtcaaaaaaaacaacaattgaaaagaaaataaataaatgtgaaaaaaTTTATTGGTTGTCTtgatatatgtaaaaaatataaaaactcaaaaaaaacaTTGCCCCCATGCAGGATCGAACTACAGACCTTCAGTTTACAAGACTGACGCTCTACCACTGAGCTATAGGGGCTTCATTTTGTATGTAAATttgttacttaatatttgtttgattctggattgataaaagaaaaaaataattatcctTAGAAAAAAATCAAGTCCAAGACTGATTGATTGCTTACTGTTTGAAATAAACTGGGTGATGCTTGATTTGGGTAACTATAATGTGAACAAAAAGAAcaagttatttaataaaaatcaagaaTTAGAATCAACCTTTAAAGCATCAGTTTTTCCTTTGGTAATCTGATTCTTTGGAATACAATTGTTTATAATATCTCTAGTAAATTCATCTGGATTCTTCCTATGATCAATTAAACTAAAACCAGAAATAAGTCAATAGTTAAATTCAagttaaaaaacatattatgtCGTTTAAGGAAAAACATAGAAGCACATAAAAATGTAAAACACTCACTCTACAACCTCCATAGGAACCTGAATGTTGCGGTTTTCTGCCATTGCTGGAAAATTCAAGTAAAATGCTATCAATTTGGAACATACAcaaaaagtaaaacataaaaaatgcaTTATAAGGAAAGGGGAAGGAAGTGTATAGAAATACATGCGTTGGAGGAGTGGCATTTGAAAGGCAGCGTTGAAGGTAGACACTATAAGGTTCTGAATGGAGTTGCAGTTGCTGACCTAGTTCAAGTTGTGCATAGCAACATCAGCTACTGCAGAAGTTGTTGTGTTGTTTCTTTGAAAGATCAACATCCCATTTCCACTCGCAACTGGATTTAGTGATGAATCCTTTCGTTTTTCTCTataaactgaattttttttttttaaatgttcaaTCCAACATGCATAAAAGTGGCGAGAGCGCAAAACACAGAGAAGAATGAGGTTGCAGAGAGAAGAGGAAGAGGAGGaagtcttttttttatttaatataagaattaagttaattaattaattttatattcattATACATGTAAGTATAAGGTGTAAGTATTTTTTGTCACATAAACCGTgtaaaaataacatttctctttttaaaagttttaacagAAACGAttataaattaagataaaaaaagaaatttcaacCTCATTATAAACGAGCATATTTTACTTAAGCTGGATGAGTTTCTATTTTCTcttctaaaattttcaaaaattaagaCTACTTTTAACTAGAGAGATTTAGTTATGGACATCCCTCTAACAAATGCAATTAAGTATTTATTAAGGAAGGAATATAGAGAAAATcagttaaaaacaaattaacattttatgatttaattatttgaaaatttaagagttatattttaattttctagaTCTATTTGAGAGTTggatttttgagaaatttgaagAAGATGACTTTGGAACGCATAGTCCATATTTTGATAtgtaatttagattttttaaaaattatagaaatatggtaaataatcatatatcatctcaattatacttaatttattttttaaaaacactatatatcttctttaatttaaaaaaagaaaaataaataattatctctCGTCATCTTTAAAAGACAACTCTCAAATATACCTTTggcttaattacagttttaattttttatttttattgattgacGAATTTAGTCcgtctattttaaaaatcgacaatTTTGATGcattcatcttattttttaattaaaaatgatgatATGATATACTTTAAACATGTCATATGATATCATTATGTATAATAATTAACACCCATAAAATCAGAATAAAATATGGTAAAATCTTAtggttttttatttgtatatccctttctgttttaaaatatattaaattgccacactttgaaaaaataatattaaatagccCTACTTTTTGGCACTAATAGATCAACGCATGTCCACCCAACGACTTCCTGAaagcttttcttttttcaattcaatagaaggtcgcatccccaggatgcgaccatgtaTTAGGTGTCAAAATTTTTTTTCCACGTTTTTTGCAAttacaaaatcatttatttaataaaaaaaattatattaatattaataataaaaataaataaattatattaataaaaaaattaattaaattgaacaaataaattatattaaattaaagaaaaaataccacatattgaacaaaaaatagatcaaatttaaattttattattatttttattaatttttatttattagattaaaaaaaaatagggaGAAGTTGTTATATTATAACACCTCATTTGTTTTGGCAtacctataaaaaatatattaaaatactattaataaaataaaatatattaaattaacaaaacaaaaatacatcGGCGTTTGACtataccaaaaacaaaaaatgtgtccccaatgaattttttttatatatctttttttatatatgttaaatgGCCACTGATATTTCggcaaaatattagggacacattatttatttttggcacGTCTTCTCAACTATTTTTTTCAAtctaatgtattttatttgttcaatttaattaattttttattaatataattaattttattattattattaatatattttattttattatttttattttagcttATTGAGCAGTCCTAGAATCATCGTCAGTAATTGAAGAAATTAATAGATTTGGTGTTCTTGTATCCAAGAGAATATTCAGGTGGAAACCCATGTTTAAAATAGCAATGATCAACAATGTGTCTTAGCATGTTGCAAAAAGTACATTGTCGTTGAGGACCTACCTCTGCCCCGACCAGATCTGTCGCGACCCTTACCACGACGTGAACTATTTTTAGGGTTAGCATTAGAAGTACCATTGATGGAAGAGTTCATTAGAACATTGGCATCAATAGAAGGACCGATAATTTGTCGTTCTTGCtgtaaaattaaagaaaatgttGCGGTGATATCAGGTAGATGATCCATCATCAAAATCTGGGTTTCGACCGTATTAAAATTGTCATTGAGGCCctttaaaaaacaagttaagGCTTCAGAGGAATGATAACCTAAGACTAATTTATGTAAACTCCACTCAAAAGAATTAGAGAAAGAACAATCAGCGATGGGTCGTAAAACCTCTAACTTCTGCTAAAGAATACTCCATGCAGTAAAGAAATCAGAGACCTATTTATCACTCTATTTAAATATAGTGTAAATCTTGAAGAAGAtcagaaaaaacaaaaatgatctCCTTTAAAAAATCGATTCTTTAGATGATCCTATAAACTTTTTGAATTCTCAATGTGTATAGTACTTTGAgcaatagaagaagaaaaagtacGTGTAATCCAAGAAATTACTATCATATTGCAGCGCTCCCAAGCATCAAATAACGGATCACTCTCAGTCGACATCGATAACTTGCCGTTGATGAATTTTGCTTTGTTCTTGGAGATCAATGCACATTTCATCAAACGACTCCAGTTGTAATAATCTGGCTCTTGTAAAGTTTGATTTATAAGCAATGCGCCCAAATTTTCGCCACGATAAAGGTAATACTGCGATGTAAGATTTCACAATTCATCGTGAGAAATAATTGAAGAGGTGGTTGAGGATGAATCGTCGTCAGAACCTGCCATTGAAGAGTTGGGAGAAGGAAATGAGAGGAAAAGAAAGGCAAAAACGAGAAGAGAAGTAAGATGAATGAAATCGTcgttttttgaattttagaCGTAAAAAGATGAAGAAACGTTTAAAAGTAGaatagagaaaggaaaaaaaaaaaacttctaatACTATATTAAATTACTGAATATACATCattgattgaaaaataaatacaacgaatctatttataataataactttgtAACAAAACTaccaacaaaataattataacaagcCGAAcataataaactaatataaaacaaacattaaaagATGACCTACTTTTAcgatgtttttaaaaaagcacttttaagatatttttagcATGTAAGGTATAATTTGAATAGAGTGAGTAGGTGTGAGTTTGTTTAGAGAGTAATGATGGAGGTTCATGGTTGCTTTAATGTCTCTAACAAATTGTTTGCACATGCACACCCCCAATAtcgtaaatataaaattataagataTTCAGCTATGTCAGTGGTGAAACTCAGTGAGATAAGTGAGAAGCAAACGGATGAGTTTACAAAATAccttttctctttctctctccattctcttctcttcttcttctttcttcttgcGAGCCTTCTCCCTTAAGATTATTtgcacaaataattaaatgactacATGGACTAGTATCAATGAAGTGGcttaaaaaatgcatttatacTATAGACTCAGACTACAAACATATGTTATTGTAGGAGAATACTACAGAACTTGtgggtgtgtgtgtgtgtgtgttgtgTTTTAACAAACTAAACATGTAACATTTAAAGGAAAAGAAATCCGATTCAGCCATCACCAATCCTTCTGTATATTAAGGGCATACTATAACCCGCATGCAACAATAGAGAAAACTGTAATCTATAGACACATTACTTAGACCATCCATAAAACAGGGTGTGATATATCAATTACCGGAATGCCTCAACAATAACTGCTCCTACTGTTAAGGTTTTATAAGGGATTACCATTTTCCATAATACATAATTTCAATCAATgcatggttaaaaaaaaatcccCAATCCTTTGCCataacaaaattcaaactcTGAAACAGCTTCATAACTTGGCCCGTGATGTGAATCTAATTTTCCATTCAGTTTTGTACCTTAGATCCCGTAGTATGGCATTTGTTTCTTCTGGGGTAAGAGAGGCTTTAGTAGCCTTAGCTTTACTGACAGCAGGTACCTGAGTGAACCATCAGGTCAGAAGGTAGAGATTGCAACTTAATTAGACTGTATGTATTTGTATCATGAGCTAGTCTTCTTATTTTTACTGAAGTTTgcaaatccaaaaaatatatcttatgAAACAGTGCATGTGCGATAACAATATGCCATATGAATAAACAGAAATGATGTACCAAGGGCATCTCATCTATGTCAGGTCTATCCTCATGGTTTTCTATCCAAGTTACAGCAGCCTCGAGACTAGCATTACCTGTAAAAGAGAGAAGCCTAAGTTCAACATCTAGAAAGTTCGTGATTATCAATGTCCAGATATAGATAACATAAATATTGTATGAAAATACTTTGTAGATTCATAACTGCTTAATACATGTATCCTGGATCCAGAGACTTTTAAcatatgaatataaaaattaatatttgcatctaataatttattaaatttaacttaTCATGCACGAGTGCTAAACTTTGAAGGACATATTCATCCTATGTTTGTCTCCTCGATATACTGTTCTTGGCAAACCCTACCCTAACCCACAGAATCCAACAATGTTCTTTTTAAATTTCCTTCAATTCAAAGTTTCAAACTGCAAAAACGGATGCTTTGTAGCACAAAGATGATCAAGAACGAAATAATAGTGATTGCAACATTTAGTATGCAATTATTTCAttgataaaatagttttacgtgttttttaattaatcggatgatttggaaaattgtttCAGCTATTTATATCAACAGCCTTTATTTTTTCTCATACTTtgcaattaaatatattgtCTAACTTCAGATAGTAAACAACATCTTGCGCATGAGGGTATTTTGCTAGTAATAATCAAGAATACAAacccataaaaaaatacaaccaAACAAGTATGTTCACAAAAATAGAAGTGTGTGCAAATGTACCAGAAAAATGAAGCGCTCTTGTTGCCCTCGCTGTGGAAAAGCCCATCGATTCAAGTTCCTCAAGCAGATTTTTGTCAACTTCAGGAACAACCATTTCTGTATTTCACAATATTAAACCCAATGAATAATTACTTAGATACACATTAGCCTTAagagaaaattatatttaatgttaaaaactttaaactcatatttttgtgaatattaataataatttcatttttaaatattcttttttattttgaatttttaaatatttatgtcaattgttcttttctatatttttagattatttatattattaaattatccgTGTGATAAAAATGAATCATAGGTCGGGAATATTGGAgttcaaatatcattttcaCCATCACTTTAGGTATTGACACTCCTTTTATCTCGTGATGAAAcaactaattaaaaaatgttagaaCATTTTGCTCGAGTTTTGATCTTAGACATGATATAAGATATGAGAAATCGTATTCTTATTAAAATTGAAGTGTATACatttttttgtgtcattgattatgaaaaatgttattGTTACGTGAATTCAGCAAAGTTGTAAGATATTTTATAGATGattatagaaaatattatatagaGTATAGAATAGCTcaatctattaaaaatattttagttgtaAAATAGTATGTCgctaaaaaattatagatacaactatttgttgggaaaaaaacagagataattagcaataactatctcaataatgtagaatatttttcccccacctgtgcagataaatggccaaacagaaaatacaatttcacatagcaaaaataattggcagaaaattaaatatgagacaaatacgattttttaacgtggaaaacttccctcaaattgagagaataaaaaccacgggacatAGTCTAGTAAAAATTtctactataataattaatgggtacaccagagtcttcctaacaACAATAGAGGACTCCAGTCAACAATAACaatcttccactaaagtgggtatgccaaagttacTCTcaaagaagataaaactactcaaactgtatattaaaataacaaactcagtgatagaaataacataataaatttgtagatcaaacggagcaagtttgctacacataTGTTACCACCAtcagaaccaaacccttatttttcttctctggcaaccgttctctttcgttcttctaattcttaggatttctaaatcccttttattccCTCTCTTCTATACGGTGTATCAATTTggtaatacattttttaaaaaaaattcattgatcTCTCATTGAGTAAAAAGTTATAATCATATTAGATTAAAAAGTCATATCCATTTTAACATATTTGTCATATTAGATTGATCTTAAAACTACTTATAAGTATCAAATTGGCCCAATCGGatattacatatttaatatcaatttgaTTCATCAATTAAGTTTTACGGTtaacaaatacaataaaaaacgACTAATTTCACAAAGTTTTTGCAAAGTAAATGACTAATTTAAACAACTTATTAATGAACCACCATCAGAAAATGTGGTTATCAATGAGccaacaaataaaatacataaaatgtttttttcctACCCAACCGAAAAATGTTTTTTTCCTACTTAACCGAAAAATTATCATCGTGATTATTTCGATATAAAAATTGTTGCAATTTGTTCTATAAATACAACAACTCATGTAATAATTATAGAGACAGTGATATATTGAAGTAGGAATTCACACTCATAGCATCTTGtctttttttacatttaatgtGGGTGAATTTTGCTATAAAActcttttaaacaaaaaaatttaaattatattataatatatgtaTTAAAGTGTGTTGTTGACcctatttaatatataatttaatcacTTTATCAATATAATTCTATTTTCTCCCAAAATTATCTATCACAATTCTAGCGAGACTTATGAATTTGAAATGTGAATCAAAATGAGTAATAATTGAACTACTAACTTCCTCCACCCCTTACACTCTCATCATCAATATTACTAACAGCGTTACGTGCCCTCTTTCTCTAAgccaaataataaaaaagaaaactacTAGTTGGGCATTTCATTAATTCAACCTAAGCAATCTAGATCGTTGTCACTGCTTTCCACAATTTCAGATTCTACCATTGTTTCATATGTTgaaaaaaccttaataacgttgtgctcaacaatccatgtcaattacatgatgaatagccaaaggcggaagcgtacctgtgggaattgccattaatgaaatcctgagatgatgatgatagagccaatgggttgggtgatcttccttagcaaaacaccctgaagaccttgctctcttgatggggatagagagaaccagagaattttctcctttagggttttgaaactgaatagtcttgttgtgtttgccttggggaccattacccctatatataactattattagt
This region of Cicer arietinum cultivar CDC Frontier isolate Library 1 chromosome 8, Cicar.CDCFrontier_v2.0, whole genome shotgun sequence genomic DNA includes:
- the LOC105852710 gene encoding uncharacterized protein, encoding MVVPEVDKNLLEELESMGFSTARATRALHFSGNASLEAAVTWIENHEDRPDIDEMPLVPAVSKAKATKASLTPEETNAILRDLREKARKKKEEEEKRMEREREKVFCKLIRLLLTYLTEFHH